A segment of the Brevundimonas sp. M20 genome:
ATCACCTCGGCGCCCATCCGGCGCAGGGCTTCGGGGGCGAAGGCGCCGGCCGTGCCGTTGCCGCAGGCCGCCACCACCTTGATCGGACGGGTCAGCTTCACCTTCGAGACGATGTCGGCGATGTATTTCTCGCGGAAGCCGTCGATGCGGGTCAGGGTCCCGCCGGCGCGCGCCACGCCCTGATTTTCGAGCACGATCTCCTTCAGGCGGCCGATCTCGTCGGGGCCGAAGGTCAGCGGGGGATTGGCGCCCATCTTCACGCCGGTCCAGCCGTTCTCGTTGTGGCTGGCGGTGACCATGGCCACGCAGGGCGCACCCAGTTCGAACTGGGCGAAATAGGCCGTGGGCGACAGGGCCAGGCCGATGTCCAGCACCTCCATCCCGCCTTCCAGCAGGCCCAGGGTCAACGCCTGCTTCACCGACAGGGAATAGCTGCGGAAGTCGTGGCCCACGACGATCTTCGGCGTCTGGCCGATCTCGTGGATATAGGTGGCCAGACCCAGGCCCAGCGCCTGGATGCCCAGCAGGTTGATTTCCTTCTCCAGCACCCAGCGCGCGTCGTACTCGCGGAAGCCGGTCGCCTTCACCAGAGGGGTGATCTCGTACTCGGCGGTGTTGGGACGAAGGTCGGCGCGGGGCTTCAGCATGGAATGTCCTGTTTTGCCGGACCGATGCGGTCCCGGCGAAGGTGCGCCTTGATAGCCCCGGCGGCTCGGGCGCCGCAACAACGCGCGAACGTCGTGATGGGTGCGAACCATCGTGGACGGTCCAGAGCTTGACCCCTTTCAACCCCCGGCCTACCCCCGATGCACAGACTTTCGGAGACCCGCATGCCCCGCCTGATCCTGCTGCGCCATGGCCAGAGCCAGTGGAACCTCGAAAACCGCTTCACCGGCTGGGTCGATGTGGACCTGACCGCCGAGGGCGAGGCGCAGGCGCGTCGCGGCGGCGAACTGATCGCGGAAGCCGGTTTCAAGCCTGCCGTCATGTTCACCTCGGTCCTGCGTCGGGCCAAACGCACCGGCGCCCTGGCGCTGGACTCGGCGGGTCTGAGGGATGTTCCGGTAGTCGAGGACTGGCGTCTGAACGAGCGCCACTACGGCGGCCTGACCGGGCTGGACAAGGCCGAGACCGCCGCCAAACACGGCGAGGATCAGGTGAAGATCTGGCGCCGCAGCTATGACATTCCGCCGCCTCCGCTGGCGCCGGGCGGCGAATGGGACTTCACCACGGACCCGCGCTACGCCGGCAAGGCCATTCCGGACACCGAGAGCCTGAAGACCACGCTGGATCGCGTCCTGCCCTACTGGGACGCCGACATCGCCCCGCGCCTCAGGGCCGGCGAGGACGTGCTGATCGCCGCCCACGGCAATTCGCTGCGGGCTATCGTCAAGCACCTGTTCAACGCGCCCGACGATCAGATCGTCGGCGTCGAGATCCCGACCGGCAACCCGCTGGAGATCGATCTGGACGCGTCGCTGACCCCGACCGCCGCCCGCTATCTGGACGACAGCCGAGCCACCCCGCTGCCGCCGATCGCCGGAGCCTGAGCCATGACCACCGCTCAGCAGGCCTCCGACGACATCCGTTTCATGGGCCGGGCCATCGCGCTCGCCAGGGCGCGGATGGGCCAGACCTGGCCGAACCCGGCGGTCGGCTGCGTGATCGTCAAGGACGGCGAGGTCGTGTCCGAGGCCGCCACGGCCCCCGGCGGCCGCCCCCATGCCGAGGAACAGGCGGTCCCCGCGGCGGGCGAGAAGGCGAAGGGCGCGACCGCCTATGTGACCATGGAGCCCTGCGGAGCCCGCTCATCGGGCCGCACCTCCTGCTCGCACTTCCTGATGGACGCGGGCGTGACCCGCGTGGTCGTGGCCGCTGTCGATCCCTCGCCCTTCGCCTCGGGCCGGGGCGTCGAGCGGCTGACCAAGGCCGGGCTGGAGGTCGAAACCGGCCTGCTCTCGCAGGAGGCCGCCGTCCTGTACGAAGGCTATCTGCACCGGGTCGAGACCGGCCGCCCCATGGTTCGCATCAGCGAGACCGGCGAGGGCTTCGACGCCCGCTTCGCCGCCTCGTCGCGCGCGGACCTGTCGACCGAACTCAAGCGACTGGGCGAGGCCGGTTACACCCGTCTGTGGGTCGGCCCCGGCGAACTGGCCGAAGCCCTGCGCGAACAGGGCCTGCTGACCAGCTAGCTCACGACAGGGCATTAGAAACACACGTTTTTTTAAGTCGCCTGTGCCAATCCGGGGCAATGTCGGGAAGTAATGCCCAAACCCCGGCCGCCAGAAAGCGGCTGACGCAACAGGAACTGGACGCCATCTGCGTCCGGCACGACCGTCTGTGGCAGGCCAAGCCGGGGGGCGCCCGCGCGGTCTTCGCCTGGATGGACCTGACGGGCCTGTCTCTGGCCGGGCGCAATCTGGCCGACGCCGATTTCGCCGCCGCTTGCCTGATCGACTGCGACCTGACCGGCGCGCGGCTCGATAACGCGACCTTCTTCGGGGCCGACATGCAGGACGCCGTCTTCCGGGACGCCAGCATGCGACGGGCCGATCTGCGCGGCGCCTGCCTGCGCGGCGCGGACCTGACCGGCGCGGACCTGTTCGAGGCGGACCTGCGCGAAGGCACCATCGCCGCGGCGGACTCCCGGCTCGGCTTCCGGGTGGTCGAGGCCCGCTCCATTCGCGACACCACGGCCCAGGGGGCCTGTCTGGCGGGCGCAAATCTGGAGCGATCCAAGCTGACCGGCGTCATCGCTGTGGCCGCCGACTTTTCGGACGCGGTGATGAAGGACTGCAAACTGGTCCGCGCCAACCTGAAACAGGCCAGCTTCAAGGGCGCGAACCTCGCCGGCGCCGACCTGTCCGGCGCGGACCTGACGGGCGCCGACCTGCGTGACGCCGTACTGGTCGGGGTGAAATCCGCCATGTGGCGCACCGACGGCGCCGATATGGCCGGCGCCCTGACGGACAACCGGTCCGCCGGTGAGCCGGTGGGCAAGATGCCCGCCGCCGAGATGCTGTCCGAACATGCCCAGTGGTGCGAGACCGGCGGCGCCTCGGGCCAGCCGTCCGTCTTCGACGGCGTCGACCTGCGGGCGCTGAAGTCCATCCGCGGCTACAATCTGACGGCCCTGTCGGCCAAGGGCGCTGTTTTCTACGGCCTCGACATGGGCGGAGTGCAGCTTCAGGGCGCGCATCTGGAAGGCGCCGACCTGCGCTCGGTCAACCTGCGCGGCGCCGATCTGCGCGGCGCCCGTCTGGCCCGGTCCCGTCTCGACGGCTCGGACCTGCGCGAGGCCCAGCTCGGGCCCTTGATGATCGCCGCCGACCGCCTGATGCCCGCCGACCTGACCGGCGCCAGCCTCAAGGGCGCGGACCTCTCGGGCGCGGACATGAAGCGCGCCAACCTGACCGACGCCGCTCTGAATCGGGCGATCCTGCACGGCGCCAGCCTGCGCCAGGCCGAGCTTCGCGGCGCCGCCACCTTCGGCGCCAAGGGCCTGGACGCGGCGCTTCAGGCATAGAAAAGGGGCGACGCATCGCGCCGCCCCTCTCTTCTTTTGGCCTGGCGCCTGTCGGCTGCTTGAGGCCGGGTTCGGCCAACCTTCAGGGTTCGGCTTCTGGTCTGACGACGCTTACGCCGCCTTGGTCTTCTTGTCTTCGATCAGCTTCGAACCGCCGCCGATCTCGATACGGCGGGGCTTCAGCGCTTCCGGCAGTTCACGGGCCAGCTCGATGGACAGCAGGCCGTTCGCCAGGTCGGCGGTCTTCACGACCACATAATCGGCCAACTGGAACCGGCGCTCGAAATCGCGCTCGGCCAGACCGCGGTGCAGGAAGTTGCGCTCGGCGCCCGCATCGTCATTGGCGGTCTTGCGACCGGTCACGGTGAGCAGGTTCTCCTTCACCTCGATGTTCAGCTCGTCAGGCGTGAAGCCAGCGACGGCGATCTCGATGCGATAGGCGTTCTCGCCGGTGGTCTCGATGTTGTAGGGCGGCCAACCGTTCTCCTGGCTGGTGCGCGCGGCGCTTTCCAGCAGACTGGCCAGACGGTCGAAGCCGACGGCCGAACGGTAGAGCGGCGAGAAATCATAGGTACGCATGTGTCATCCTCCTGAGGATCAGCAAGGTTGTCGGTCCTGCGGTTTGTTGCCCGGACCGAGGATGGGAGTTCGGCTCGTGCGGCCCGTGATCGGCCCCGCGCGCTCCGGAGGCCCCGACATCGGCGGCCTCGGAAAGTCAGATGGGAAGCCGCGTTTCGACGTCAAGAGCGCGTGATCGTGTCGCGCAGGACGTGATGCATCTTGCCCCTGCCGCCCTCCGCCGTCAGGGTCGCGCCTCCTTCAAATGAAGCGGGGCTCCCCGATGCGACTTACCCTTCTGGCCGCGACCAGCGCTTTCCTTGTCCCGACCGCCGCCATGGCCCAGGCGCTGCCGACGCTCCCGTCTCTGGATGAAAGCCCGTCCCAACGTTCGGCCCGCCGCGCCGCCATGCTTCCGCCCGAACTTCAGGAAGACGCCGCCCTGCAGGCCGCCGTCGCGTCCCCGACCCGTCCCGAGGCCGATCGCGCCCGTGACGCCGCCCGCCATCCCTTCGAGACCCTGACGTTCTGGGGCCTGCGTCCCGGCCTGACGGTGGTGGAGATCGAGCCGGGCCGCGCCGGATGGTGGCGAAACATCCTCGAGCCCTATGCGGCAGCGACCGGTGGCCGCTATGTCGGGGTCAATCGCCCGCTGGAGGGCATGGGGGTCGAGGACGGATCGGCGGACATGATCGT
Coding sequences within it:
- the ribD gene encoding bifunctional diaminohydroxyphosphoribosylaminopyrimidine deaminase/5-amino-6-(5-phosphoribosylamino)uracil reductase RibD, giving the protein MTTAQQASDDIRFMGRAIALARARMGQTWPNPAVGCVIVKDGEVVSEAATAPGGRPHAEEQAVPAAGEKAKGATAYVTMEPCGARSSGRTSCSHFLMDAGVTRVVVAAVDPSPFASGRGVERLTKAGLEVETGLLSQEAAVLYEGYLHRVETGRPMVRISETGEGFDARFAASSRADLSTELKRLGEAGYTRLWVGPGELAEALREQGLLTS
- the gpmA gene encoding 2,3-diphosphoglycerate-dependent phosphoglycerate mutase — its product is MPRLILLRHGQSQWNLENRFTGWVDVDLTAEGEAQARRGGELIAEAGFKPAVMFTSVLRRAKRTGALALDSAGLRDVPVVEDWRLNERHYGGLTGLDKAETAAKHGEDQVKIWRRSYDIPPPPLAPGGEWDFTTDPRYAGKAIPDTESLKTTLDRVLPYWDADIAPRLRAGEDVLIAAHGNSLRAIVKHLFNAPDDQIVGVEIPTGNPLEIDLDASLTPTAARYLDDSRATPLPPIAGA
- a CDS encoding Hsp20 family protein, encoding MRTYDFSPLYRSAVGFDRLASLLESAARTSQENGWPPYNIETTGENAYRIEIAVAGFTPDELNIEVKENLLTVTGRKTANDDAGAERNFLHRGLAERDFERRFQLADYVVVKTADLANGLLSIELARELPEALKPRRIEIGGGSKLIEDKKTKAA
- a CDS encoding class I SAM-dependent methyltransferase → MRLTLLAATSAFLVPTAAMAQALPTLPSLDESPSQRSARRAAMLPPELQEDAALQAAVASPTRPEADRARDAARHPFETLTFWGLRPGLTVVEIEPGRAGWWRNILEPYAAATGGRYVGVNRPLEGMGVEDGSADMIVVARALHNWHRAGRTAPYMAAFFKALKPGGVLAIEQHRGAEGLNADQTAPTGYVSESYVIHAAQAAGFVLEGRSELNANPADDHNHPFGVWTLPPTRVSAPREGNANDRPTPLTEEERARFDAIGESDRMTLRFRKPE
- a CDS encoding pentapeptide repeat-containing protein; protein product: MSGSNAQTPAARKRLTQQELDAICVRHDRLWQAKPGGARAVFAWMDLTGLSLAGRNLADADFAAACLIDCDLTGARLDNATFFGADMQDAVFRDASMRRADLRGACLRGADLTGADLFEADLREGTIAAADSRLGFRVVEARSIRDTTAQGACLAGANLERSKLTGVIAVAADFSDAVMKDCKLVRANLKQASFKGANLAGADLSGADLTGADLRDAVLVGVKSAMWRTDGADMAGALTDNRSAGEPVGKMPAAEMLSEHAQWCETGGASGQPSVFDGVDLRALKSIRGYNLTALSAKGAVFYGLDMGGVQLQGAHLEGADLRSVNLRGADLRGARLARSRLDGSDLREAQLGPLMIAADRLMPADLTGASLKGADLSGADMKRANLTDAALNRAILHGASLRQAELRGAATFGAKGLDAALQA